One window of the Leptotrichia massiliensis genome contains the following:
- a CDS encoding YARHG domain-containing protein, translating to MKKIRVLLLFCLMFIFCTNLLANDWEFGSEGGHIVPMNVSNIAIKSEKLHFKLEKVKGEYGPVNEMAVTVKFVFDSPEAGEKYIGFITPEGGNEEWDEVNHFKNFRTVVNGKSVNTVSYRLTDFVPKDVKKLEEVKKYFKEYDEEKAKEEADYYKRSYVYYFKANLKKGENVIEHSYRYDGSGGVGYNDFNYVWSTISKWKNQKVDDFEVIVEPGSALIAIPEIKMKNGKYVDWKLAGEGNIDYGYRNYYDRDGQYKVLYAKLKKGYLHFKTKNFSPEDEFSLSEIAYLNGNYYFSEKTEKGYKYRDDLTKAAYSAGYLTADELKELTNEDLKIMRNYPYAVAGYDFSDKKLKDYFSKFLWYIPIGKNVELREDDYEVINNVDKIMDSRRR from the coding sequence ATGAAAAAAATTAGAGTACTTTTATTATTTTGCTTAATGTTTATTTTTTGTACAAATTTACTGGCAAATGATTGGGAATTTGGTTCGGAAGGTGGGCATATTGTTCCAATGAATGTGTCTAATATTGCGATAAAAAGTGAGAAACTTCATTTTAAGCTGGAAAAAGTTAAGGGGGAGTATGGACCAGTAAATGAAATGGCGGTAACTGTAAAATTTGTGTTTGACAGTCCTGAGGCTGGGGAGAAATACATTGGATTTATTACGCCTGAAGGTGGAAATGAGGAATGGGATGAAGTTAATCATTTTAAAAATTTTAGAACTGTTGTAAATGGGAAGAGTGTAAATACAGTTTCTTACAGACTAACCGATTTTGTTCCAAAGGACGTGAAAAAACTTGAAGAAGTGAAAAAATATTTTAAGGAATATGACGAAGAAAAGGCAAAAGAGGAAGCCGACTATTATAAAAGAAGCTATGTTTATTATTTTAAAGCAAACTTGAAGAAGGGAGAAAATGTAATTGAGCATAGCTATCGTTACGATGGAAGTGGCGGTGTCGGATATAACGACTTTAATTATGTCTGGTCTACTATTTCAAAATGGAAAAATCAAAAAGTGGATGACTTTGAAGTAATTGTTGAGCCTGGAAGCGCTTTGATTGCAATACCTGAAATAAAGATGAAGAATGGAAAATATGTAGACTGGAAATTAGCTGGAGAAGGGAATATTGATTACGGATATAGAAATTATTACGATAGAGACGGGCAATATAAAGTTCTTTATGCAAAATTGAAAAAAGGATATTTACATTTTAAAACAAAGAATTTTAGCCCTGAAGATGAATTTAGTCTATCAGAAATAGCCTATCTAAATGGTAATTACTATTTCTCTGAAAAAACGGAAAAAGGCTATAAATACAGAGATGATTTAACAAAAGCCGCTTACAGTGCGGGATATTTAACAGCAGATGAATTAAAAGAACTTACCAATGAAGATTTGAAAATAATGAGAAATTATCCTTATGCAGTAGCAGGATATGATTTTTCTGATAAAAAATTAAAAGATTATTTCTCAAAATTCCTGTGGTATATTCCAATTGGAAAAAATGTGGAATTGAGAGAAGATGACTATGAAGTTATTAATAATGTGGATAAGATTATGGATAGTCGGAGAAGATAA